The following are from one region of the Bradyrhizobium septentrionale genome:
- the otnI gene encoding 2-oxo-tetronate isomerase translates to MPRFAANLTMMFNEVPFLDRFEAAAKAGFTAVEFLFPYDHPAEEVGKRLKAAGLTQALFNLPPGDWAAGEKGFAALPDRFADLQRSLKTALPYAAATGVKRVHLMAGIADRSDARAVAAFRKSVAYAAEFFAPHGLDVVIEPINPRNVPGYFLNDFIFARDLINELGLANLKLQFDIYHCQIIHGDVTMRLREMMPVIGHIQIASIPSRNEPDGEELNYPFLFGELDRLGYGGFVGCEYNPRGKTTDGLAWFKPYAGVKP, encoded by the coding sequence ATGCCCCGTTTTGCCGCCAACCTCACCATGATGTTCAACGAGGTCCCGTTCCTCGACCGCTTCGAGGCGGCGGCGAAAGCGGGCTTCACCGCGGTCGAGTTCCTGTTTCCCTATGACCATCCCGCCGAGGAGGTCGGCAAGCGGCTGAAGGCCGCCGGGCTGACGCAGGCGCTGTTCAACCTGCCGCCGGGCGACTGGGCCGCCGGCGAAAAGGGATTTGCCGCGCTGCCGGATCGCTTCGCCGATCTGCAGCGGAGCCTGAAGACCGCGCTGCCCTATGCTGCGGCGACCGGCGTCAAGCGGGTGCATCTGATGGCCGGCATCGCCGACCGCAGCGATGCCAGGGCGGTCGCGGCGTTCCGCAAATCGGTCGCATACGCGGCCGAGTTCTTCGCGCCGCACGGCCTCGACGTCGTGATCGAACCGATCAATCCGCGCAACGTGCCCGGCTACTTCCTCAACGATTTCATCTTCGCGCGCGACCTGATCAACGAGCTTGGTCTCGCGAACCTGAAGCTGCAGTTCGACATCTATCACTGCCAGATCATCCATGGCGACGTCACGATGCGGCTGCGCGAGATGATGCCTGTCATCGGCCACATCCAGATCGCCTCGATCCCCTCGCGCAACGAGCCCGACGGCGAGGAGCTGAACTATCCGTTCCTGTTCGGCGAGCTCGACCGGCTCGGCTATGGCGGCTTCGTCGGCTGCGAATACAATCCGCGGGGCAAGACCACCGACGGCCTCGCCTGGTTCAAGCCCTACGCCGGAGTGAAGCCGTGA
- the otnK gene encoding 3-oxo-tetronate kinase has protein sequence MTPATKLSLGCVADDYTGASDLANTLTRAGLRTVQTIGVPADDLALPEVDAVVVSLKSRSIEAGLAVTRSRAAESWLRGRGASHILFKICSTFDSTDAGNIGPVMDALRADSSDSIVLVTPAFPETGRTVYQGNLFVGSVPLNESPLKDHPLNPMHDSNLVRVLARQSKTKVGLVDLATLSRGAEAVRARLAELARGGIGAAIVDAVFDRDLETIGQVALDHRLSVGASGIGLGLARALVAAGRAKSDAATAMHESAIGGPAACLAGSCSQATLRQIANAEKVMPVLHLDPERVIAGREEAQRALAWARDRFGAGPILIASSSTPEEVAALQSRHGRDAAGHAIEQAMADIAEGLVQSGVRRLVVAGGETSGAVVDRLGIPGFLVGAEIAAGVPVLRAVGAKHGDMVLALKSGNFGGPEFFSDALALMP, from the coding sequence GTGACACCAGCAACAAAATTGTCGCTTGGCTGCGTCGCCGACGACTACACCGGAGCCTCCGACCTCGCCAATACGCTGACCCGTGCGGGTCTCCGCACGGTGCAGACCATCGGCGTGCCCGCCGACGATCTGGCGCTGCCCGAGGTCGACGCCGTCGTGGTGTCGCTGAAGAGCCGCTCGATCGAGGCCGGCCTCGCCGTGACGCGCTCGCGCGCGGCGGAAAGCTGGCTGCGCGGCCGCGGTGCGTCCCACATCCTGTTCAAGATCTGCTCGACCTTCGATTCCACCGATGCAGGCAATATCGGCCCGGTGATGGACGCGCTGCGCGCCGATTCCTCTGACAGCATCGTGCTGGTGACGCCGGCGTTCCCGGAGACCGGCCGCACCGTCTACCAGGGCAATCTGTTCGTGGGCTCGGTGCCGCTGAACGAGAGCCCGCTGAAGGATCACCCGCTCAACCCGATGCATGATTCCAATCTGGTGCGTGTGCTGGCGCGGCAGAGCAAGACCAAGGTCGGCCTGGTCGATCTGGCGACGCTGAGCCGCGGCGCTGAGGCGGTGCGGGCCAGGCTGGCCGAGCTCGCACGCGGCGGCATCGGAGCCGCCATCGTCGACGCGGTGTTCGACCGCGACCTCGAGACCATCGGGCAGGTGGCGCTGGATCACCGCCTGTCGGTCGGCGCCTCCGGCATCGGGCTTGGCCTGGCGCGGGCGCTGGTCGCCGCCGGCAGGGCCAAGTCGGACGCCGCGACTGCGATGCATGAGAGCGCGATCGGCGGCCCGGCCGCCTGCCTCGCCGGCAGCTGCTCGCAGGCCACCCTGCGCCAGATCGCCAACGCCGAGAAGGTGATGCCGGTGCTGCACCTCGATCCCGAGCGGGTGATCGCCGGCCGGGAGGAGGCGCAGCGCGCGCTCGCCTGGGCCAGAGACCGGTTCGGCGCCGGACCGATCCTGATCGCCAGCAGCTCGACCCCCGAGGAGGTGGCAGCTCTGCAATCCCGTCATGGCCGCGATGCAGCCGGACATGCCATCGAGCAGGCGATGGCCGATATTGCGGAGGGGTTGGTGCAGTCGGGTGTGCGCAGGCTGGTGGTCGCCGGTGGTGAAACTTCGGGCGCCGTGGTCGACCGGCTTGGTATCCCGGGCTTCCTGGTCGGTGCGGAAATCGCTGCAGGCGTGCCGGTTTTGCGCGCGGTCGGCGCCAAGCACGGCGACATGGTGCTCGCCTTGAAATCAGGCAATTTCGGCGGGCCGGAGTTCTTCTCGGATGCGCTGGCGTTGATGCCTTGA
- a CDS encoding methyl-accepting chemotaxis protein — MSWLDNFKIVVKVGLIVGILGVVMIGETLFAARRMRAMDDANTDVVTRVDKYTTLATRMTRHAEAYLSAAFQLAVETTDEGNVKYLAKTKSSEKAYKAGMSDVLNHMPEKGTAIKPILAGFEKAFVVCDPGIEYAATTTSPEENMKAAARLKAECVPLMEAAITDQIKLVDDLLADARRISDAMTEEADSSIRTVQMTAAAGLLLGLAVAMWIGIAGMSRPIARLKAAMEALARNDLTADVPGKQRRDEIGEMARSVEVFKANGLEVERLKREQQEADQQAAVRRKADMMQLADGFESAIGHIVETVSSASTELEASANTLTATAERSQQLATVVAAASGQASANVQSVSSATEELSSSVNEISRQVQESARMANDAVDQARTTNDRVSELSKAAARIGDVVELINTIAGQTNLLALNATIEAARAGDAGRGFAVVASEVKALAEQTAKATGEIGQQISGIQAATQESVGAIKEISSTIERLSEISSTIAAAVEEQGAATQEISRNVLQAAQGTQHVSANITDVQRGATETGSASSQVLSAAQSLSSDSARLKIEVGRFLGTIRAA; from the coding sequence ATGTCCTGGCTGGATAATTTCAAGATCGTTGTGAAGGTCGGTCTGATCGTTGGCATTCTCGGCGTCGTCATGATCGGAGAAACCCTGTTTGCGGCACGCCGCATGAGGGCGATGGACGATGCCAACACCGATGTCGTGACCCGCGTCGACAAGTACACGACGCTGGCCACACGCATGACGCGTCATGCCGAAGCCTATCTTTCCGCGGCGTTTCAACTCGCCGTGGAAACCACCGACGAAGGCAACGTCAAATATCTCGCCAAGACCAAGTCCAGCGAAAAGGCCTATAAAGCAGGCATGTCGGACGTGCTCAACCACATGCCGGAGAAGGGGACGGCCATCAAACCCATCCTTGCCGGTTTCGAGAAGGCTTTCGTGGTCTGCGATCCCGGGATCGAATACGCGGCGACGACCACCTCCCCCGAAGAGAACATGAAAGCCGCCGCGCGTCTCAAGGCGGAGTGCGTTCCGCTGATGGAGGCCGCGATTACCGACCAGATCAAACTCGTCGACGATCTGCTGGCGGATGCGCGCAGGATATCCGACGCGATGACGGAGGAGGCCGATTCTTCGATCAGGACCGTGCAGATGACGGCTGCAGCCGGTCTCTTGCTTGGCCTCGCGGTCGCGATGTGGATTGGGATCGCGGGAATGTCGCGGCCGATCGCCCGCCTGAAGGCGGCGATGGAGGCGCTCGCTCGCAACGATCTCACTGCCGATGTCCCGGGCAAGCAGCGCCGCGACGAGATCGGCGAGATGGCCCGCAGCGTCGAGGTGTTCAAGGCGAACGGGCTCGAAGTCGAGCGTCTGAAGCGTGAGCAGCAGGAGGCCGACCAGCAGGCCGCCGTGCGGCGCAAGGCCGACATGATGCAACTTGCCGATGGCTTCGAAAGCGCGATCGGCCATATCGTCGAGACGGTGTCGTCCGCTTCGACCGAACTTGAGGCCTCCGCCAACACCCTGACCGCCACGGCCGAACGCTCGCAACAGCTGGCGACCGTGGTGGCGGCGGCTTCCGGACAGGCGTCCGCCAATGTCCAGTCGGTATCTTCGGCCACCGAAGAGTTGTCGTCATCCGTCAACGAGATCAGTCGGCAGGTCCAGGAATCGGCTCGGATGGCCAACGACGCGGTCGATCAGGCCCGTACCACCAACGATCGTGTCAGCGAGCTGTCGAAGGCTGCCGCGCGCATCGGCGACGTCGTCGAGCTGATCAACACCATTGCCGGCCAGACCAACCTGTTGGCGCTGAACGCCACCATCGAGGCGGCGCGGGCCGGCGACGCCGGCCGCGGCTTCGCGGTCGTGGCGTCCGAGGTGAAGGCGCTGGCCGAGCAGACCGCGAAGGCGACCGGCGAGATCGGCCAGCAGATTTCCGGCATCCAGGCCGCGACGCAGGAGTCGGTCGGCGCGATCAAGGAGATCTCGTCGACCATCGAGCGGCTGTCGGAGATATCCTCGACGATCGCTGCCGCCGTCGAAGAGCAGGGCGCCGCGACCCAGGAGATATCCCGCAACGTCCTGCAGGCCGCGCAGGGTACCCAGCACGTCTCGGCCAACATCACGGACGTGCAGCGTGGCGCCACCGAGACCGGCTCGGCCTCCTCGCAGGTTCTTTCGGCAGCGCAGTCACTTTCAAGTGACAGCGCGCGCCTCAAGATCGAGGTCGGCAGGTTCCTGGGCACGATACGCGCGGCCTAG
- a CDS encoding efflux RND transporter permease subunit, which yields MIALVRIALSRPYTFVVLAILLLIIGPLAALRTPTDIFPDIRIPVIGVVWQYTGLPPDQMSGRITTPFQRALTTTVNDIEHIVANSYNGVGIIKIFFQPNVDIRTANAQVTAISQTLLKQMPPGATPPLILNYSASTVPIIQVALSGEGLTEQNLADIGINQLRTPLVTVPGAAIPYPFGGKQRQVQIDLNSTALQARGLSGQDVANALAAQNLITPVGTQKIGNFEYTINLNNSPLRLEELGDLPVKQVNGAMVYVRDVASVRDGNPPQTNIVHVDGNRSVLMMVLKAGATSTLDIISGIKQKVIDVKDQMPDALKIGFIGDQSVFVRGAITGVAFEGVIAALLTSVMILLFLGSWRSTVIIAVSIPLSVLGAIIMLSLIGETLNIMTLGGLALAVGILVDDATVTIENINYHLEQGKPVEQSILDGANQIVTPAFVSLLCICIVFVPMFFLSGVARFLFVPMAEAVMFAMIWSFILSRTLVPTMANYLLQPHVHHEGAPPKSRNPLVWFQRGFEARFERIRSGYRGLLAMALGHRKVFVIGFLVAVFASFLLVPFLGRNFFPTVDAGNILMHVRTQVGTRVEETANQLADIQKAIRKLVPGEIETMTDNIGMPISGINMTYNNTGVIGPQDGDIQIRLKEGHKPTEEHVRALREQLPRLFPGTSFAFLPADIVSQILNFGAPAPIDLQIRGANLDANFAYANKLLARIKRIPGIADARIQQSPNNPTFNIDVDRTRAQYVGLTERDVTNSLVVNLAGSSQIAPTYYLNPDNGVSYSIVMQTPQYQIDSLSALQTLPITASGNTQAPILGGIADIKRATSSAVVSQYDIQSLVQIYATTQGRDLGGVATDVRQLISDTAKEVPKGSSVVLLGQVQTMNSAFTGLLFGLLGAVVLIYFLIVVNFQSWSDPFVIITALPAALAGIVWMLFTTETTLSVPALTGAIMCMGVATANSVLVISFARERYEELGDPVAAALEAGFVRFRPVLMTALAMIIGMAPMALGLGEGGEQNAPLGRAVIGGLIFATFATLMFVPVVFSMVHKKQGAKAAASSEIPHAAH from the coding sequence ATGATCGCACTGGTCCGTATCGCGCTGAGCCGGCCATATACTTTCGTCGTGCTCGCGATCCTGCTGCTGATTATCGGACCGCTGGCGGCGCTGCGCACGCCGACCGACATCTTTCCGGATATCCGCATCCCCGTGATCGGCGTGGTGTGGCAGTACACCGGCCTACCGCCCGACCAGATGTCCGGCCGCATTACCACGCCGTTTCAGCGCGCGTTGACCACGACCGTCAACGACATCGAGCACATCGTCGCCAATTCCTATAACGGCGTCGGCATCATCAAGATCTTCTTCCAGCCCAATGTCGACATCCGCACCGCCAACGCGCAGGTCACCGCGATCTCGCAGACCCTGCTCAAGCAGATGCCGCCGGGCGCAACGCCACCGCTGATCCTGAACTACAGCGCCTCGACGGTTCCGATCATCCAGGTGGCGCTGTCGGGCGAAGGCCTGACCGAGCAGAACCTCGCCGATATCGGCATCAACCAGCTGCGCACGCCGCTGGTCACGGTGCCCGGCGCCGCGATCCCGTATCCGTTCGGCGGCAAGCAGCGCCAGGTTCAGATCGATCTCAATTCGACGGCGCTGCAGGCCCGCGGCCTGTCGGGCCAGGACGTCGCCAACGCGCTCGCCGCGCAGAACCTGATCACGCCGGTCGGCACCCAGAAGATCGGCAATTTCGAATACACCATCAACCTCAACAACTCGCCGCTGCGGCTCGAGGAGCTCGGCGACCTGCCGGTCAAGCAGGTCAACGGCGCGATGGTCTATGTGCGTGACGTCGCCTCGGTCCGCGACGGCAACCCGCCGCAGACCAACATCGTCCATGTCGACGGCAACCGCTCGGTCCTGATGATGGTGCTGAAGGCGGGCGCCACCTCGACGCTCGATATCATCTCCGGCATCAAGCAGAAGGTGATCGACGTCAAGGACCAGATGCCTGACGCGCTCAAGATCGGATTCATCGGCGACCAGTCGGTGTTCGTCCGTGGTGCGATTACCGGTGTCGCCTTCGAGGGCGTGATCGCCGCGCTCTTGACCAGCGTGATGATCCTGCTGTTCCTCGGCAGCTGGCGCTCGACCGTCATCATCGCGGTGTCGATCCCGCTGTCGGTGCTGGGCGCCATCATCATGCTGTCCCTGATCGGCGAGACGCTGAACATCATGACGCTCGGCGGCCTCGCGCTCGCGGTCGGCATCCTGGTCGACGACGCCACGGTGACGATTGAGAACATCAACTACCACCTCGAGCAGGGCAAGCCGGTCGAGCAGTCGATCCTCGACGGCGCCAACCAGATCGTGACGCCGGCCTTCGTCTCGCTGCTCTGTATCTGCATCGTGTTCGTGCCGATGTTCTTCCTGTCAGGCGTGGCGCGCTTCCTGTTCGTGCCGATGGCCGAAGCTGTGATGTTCGCGATGATCTGGTCGTTCATCCTGTCGCGCACTTTGGTGCCGACGATGGCGAACTACCTGTTGCAGCCGCATGTTCATCACGAGGGCGCGCCGCCGAAGTCGCGCAATCCTCTGGTCTGGTTCCAGCGCGGCTTCGAGGCGCGGTTCGAGCGCATTCGCAGTGGCTATCGCGGCCTGCTCGCGATGGCGCTCGGTCATCGCAAGGTGTTCGTGATCGGCTTCCTCGTCGCGGTGTTTGCGTCGTTCCTGCTGGTGCCGTTCCTGGGACGCAACTTCTTCCCCACGGTCGACGCCGGCAACATCCTGATGCATGTCCGCACCCAGGTGGGCACCCGCGTCGAGGAGACCGCCAACCAACTCGCCGACATCCAGAAGGCGATCCGCAAGCTGGTCCCGGGCGAGATCGAGACCATGACCGATAACATCGGCATGCCGATCTCCGGCATCAATATGACCTATAACAACACCGGCGTGATCGGCCCGCAGGACGGCGACATCCAGATCCGCCTGAAGGAAGGCCACAAGCCGACCGAGGAGCATGTCCGCGCGCTGCGTGAGCAATTGCCGCGGCTGTTCCCGGGCACCAGCTTCGCGTTCCTGCCGGCCGACATCGTCAGCCAGATCCTGAACTTCGGCGCGCCGGCGCCGATCGATCTGCAGATCCGCGGCGCCAATCTCGACGCCAACTTCGCCTATGCCAACAAGCTGCTCGCCAGGATCAAGCGCATCCCCGGCATCGCCGACGCCCGGATCCAGCAGTCGCCGAACAATCCGACCTTCAACATCGATGTCGACCGCACCCGCGCGCAATATGTCGGCCTGACCGAACGCGACGTCACCAACTCGCTGGTGGTGAACCTCGCCGGCTCGTCGCAGATCGCGCCGACCTACTACCTCAACCCGGATAACGGCGTGTCATATTCGATCGTGATGCAGACGCCGCAATACCAGATCGACTCGCTGAGCGCGCTGCAGACGCTGCCGATCACCGCGAGCGGCAACACCCAGGCGCCGATCCTCGGCGGCATCGCCGACATCAAGCGCGCCACCTCGAGCGCGGTGGTCTCGCAATACGACATCCAGTCGCTGGTGCAGATCTACGCCACGACGCAAGGCCGCGATCTCGGCGGCGTCGCGACCGACGTGCGCCAGCTGATATCAGACACCGCCAAGGAAGTGCCGAAGGGCTCCTCCGTGGTGCTGCTCGGCCAGGTGCAGACCATGAACTCGGCCTTCACCGGCCTGTTGTTCGGCCTGCTCGGCGCGGTCGTGCTGATCTACTTCCTGATCGTGGTGAACTTCCAGTCCTGGTCGGACCCGTTCGTGATCATCACGGCGCTGCCCGCGGCACTTGCCGGCATCGTCTGGATGCTGTTCACGACCGAGACCACGCTGTCGGTTCCGGCCTTGACCGGGGCCATCATGTGCATGGGCGTGGCGACCGCCAACAGCGTGCTGGTGATCAGCTTCGCGCGCGAGCGCTATGAGGAACTCGGTGATCCCGTCGCGGCGGCGCTGGAGGCCGGCTTCGTCCGGTTCCGCCCGGTGCTGATGACCGCGCTCGCCATGATCATCGGCATGGCGCCGATGGCGCTCGGGCTGGGCGAGGGCGGCGAGCAGAATGCGCCGCTGGGCCGGGCCGTGATCGGCGGCCTGATCTTTGCAACCTTCGCGACGCTGATGTTTGTTCCCGTGGTATTCAGTATGGTACACAAGAAGCAAGGCGCCAAAGCCGCCGCCTCATCGGAGATTCCGCATGCCGCCCACTGA
- a CDS encoding efflux RND transporter periplasmic adaptor subunit, translating into MPPTEQRPPVSRRKLGIFGVVALVGAGLIVGTGIRAREEQDTRLKEWTDDQAVPTVAVALPIAKALTPTIDLPGRLEAYSRAPIFARVSGYLKTWDVDIGARVKAGQVIAEIEAPDLDQQLLQARADLASAQASAKLSEATLNRRKTLVASNFVSAQEIDERTADLSNKNGAVKAGQANVERLEALAGYKKITAPFDGVVTSRDTDVGALINAGGNSGPAMFTVSDITKLRVYVNVPQNYVPGVKMGAKATLLLPDYPNRAFQATVEASSQAVDVASGTTRMQLGLDNSSGELMPGSYASVKLNLQRDSTPLSIPASALIFNSNGLRVATVGPDDKVLFKAVKIGRDLGKEIEIASGLAPDDRIITAPPDGLADGDHVRVTGAGAKGKPTTASEKQDVKG; encoded by the coding sequence ATGCCGCCCACTGAACAGCGCCCGCCGGTTTCGCGCCGGAAACTGGGCATCTTCGGCGTGGTGGCGCTGGTCGGCGCCGGCCTGATCGTCGGCACCGGGATCCGTGCCCGCGAGGAGCAGGACACCCGCTTGAAGGAATGGACCGATGACCAGGCCGTTCCGACCGTCGCGGTGGCACTGCCGATCGCCAAGGCGCTCACCCCCACCATCGACCTGCCAGGCCGGCTCGAGGCCTATTCCCGCGCCCCGATCTTCGCCCGGGTTTCCGGCTACCTGAAGACCTGGGACGTCGACATCGGAGCCCGCGTCAAGGCCGGCCAGGTGATCGCCGAAATCGAGGCGCCCGACCTCGACCAGCAATTGCTGCAGGCGCGCGCCGATCTTGCCAGCGCCCAGGCCTCGGCCAAGCTCTCCGAAGCGACGCTGAACCGGCGCAAGACGCTGGTCGCCTCGAACTTCGTGTCCGCCCAGGAGATCGACGAGCGCACGGCCGACCTCTCCAACAAGAACGGTGCGGTCAAGGCCGGCCAGGCCAATGTCGAGCGGCTCGAAGCGCTCGCCGGTTACAAGAAGATCACGGCGCCGTTCGACGGCGTGGTGACGTCGCGCGACACCGACGTCGGCGCGCTGATCAATGCCGGCGGCAACTCGGGCCCCGCGATGTTCACGGTCTCCGACATCACCAAGCTGCGCGTTTACGTCAACGTGCCGCAGAACTACGTCCCGGGGGTCAAGATGGGCGCCAAGGCGACGCTTTTGTTGCCGGATTACCCGAACCGCGCCTTCCAGGCGACGGTGGAGGCTTCCTCGCAGGCGGTCGATGTCGCCTCCGGCACGACGCGGATGCAGCTCGGGCTCGACAACTCGTCCGGCGAGCTGATGCCGGGCAGCTACGCCAGCGTGAAGCTGAACCTGCAGCGCGACTCCACGCCGCTCAGCATTCCCGCCAGCGCGCTGATCTTCAACAGCAATGGCCTGCGGGTCGCGACGGTAGGCCCTGACGACAAGGTGCTGTTCAAGGCCGTGAAGATCGGCCGCGACCTCGGCAAGGAGATCGAGATCGCCTCGGGCCTCGCCCCCGACGACCGCATCATCACCGCTCCGCCGGACGGCCTCGCCGACGGCGACCACGTGCGCGTCACCGGCGCCGGTGCCAAGGGCAAGCCGACCACGGCGTCCGAGAAGCAGGACGTGAAGGGGTAG
- a CDS encoding acetyl-CoA acetyltransferase, producing the protein MSNSIPEDRIPVIVGVGEIVDRPKDIAAGLEPLTLLEQALKRAEADSGAKLLSDVQSLDIVNFLSWRYRDPEKQLAQRLGVQPSHLYYGPVGGESPIRYLHEAAQRIARGECSVAAVCGAEAQSTATKAQRAGVELPWTPFAHDVEEPKRGAAFQKPLAVALGVFRPITVYPLYESATSAHWGQTPREALKESGDLWSTYARVAAGNPNSWLKKRFTGDEITTATPDNRMIAWPYTKLMVANPTVNMGGALILTSLAKARAAGVPEEKLIYPLGGASAEEPRDYLIRDQFVESHAQNAVLKAVMDLVGGDGRKFDAIELYSCFPCVPKMARRTLGLGPDVQPTVTGGLTFFGAPLNTYMTHSACAMVRKLRSGGTLGLLYGQGGFVTKHHGLVLSRAASTAALKQDTSVQAEADRNRRDVPDFTAEAAGKGKVEAFTVIYRANGEIEHGVTMLRTEDGRRTLGRIPASDTATLAHLQGMDRTPVGSTGDIVTASDGVLEWRVG; encoded by the coding sequence ATGTCGAACAGCATCCCCGAAGACCGCATTCCCGTCATCGTCGGCGTCGGCGAGATCGTCGATCGTCCGAAGGACATCGCCGCCGGCCTCGAGCCGCTCACGCTGTTGGAACAGGCGCTGAAGCGCGCCGAGGCTGACAGCGGGGCCAAGCTGCTCTCTGACGTGCAATCGCTCGACATCGTCAACTTCCTGAGCTGGCGTTATCGCGATCCCGAGAAGCAACTCGCGCAGCGGCTCGGCGTTCAGCCTTCGCATCTCTATTACGGGCCGGTCGGCGGCGAGAGCCCGATTCGCTATCTGCATGAGGCAGCACAGCGCATTGCGCGCGGCGAATGCAGTGTCGCGGCGGTGTGCGGCGCAGAGGCGCAGTCGACCGCGACCAAGGCACAGCGCGCCGGCGTCGAACTGCCGTGGACGCCGTTCGCACACGACGTCGAGGAGCCGAAGCGCGGCGCTGCGTTCCAGAAGCCGCTGGCGGTGGCGCTCGGCGTCTTCCGCCCGATCACGGTCTATCCGCTCTATGAGTCCGCAACCTCGGCGCATTGGGGCCAGACCCCGCGCGAGGCGCTGAAGGAATCCGGCGATCTGTGGTCGACCTATGCGCGCGTTGCGGCCGGCAATCCGAACTCCTGGCTGAAGAAGCGCTTCACCGGCGATGAGATCACAACCGCAACGCCTGACAACCGGATGATCGCCTGGCCCTACACAAAACTGATGGTGGCGAACCCGACCGTGAACATGGGTGGCGCCCTGATCCTGACCAGCCTTGCCAAAGCGCGCGCTGCCGGCGTGCCGGAGGAGAAGCTGATCTATCCGCTCGGCGGCGCCTCGGCGGAAGAGCCGCGCGACTATCTGATCCGCGACCAGTTCGTCGAGAGCCACGCGCAGAATGCGGTGCTGAAGGCGGTGATGGATCTCGTCGGCGGCGACGGCAGGAAGTTCGACGCGATCGAGCTCTATAGCTGTTTCCCCTGCGTGCCGAAGATGGCGCGCCGCACGCTTGGCCTGGGGCCCGACGTGCAGCCGACCGTGACCGGCGGGCTGACGTTCTTCGGCGCGCCGCTCAACACCTACATGACGCATTCGGCCTGCGCGATGGTGCGCAAGCTCCGCAGCGGCGGCACGCTCGGCCTGCTCTACGGCCAGGGCGGCTTCGTCACCAAGCATCATGGCCTCGTGCTGTCGCGCGCGGCGTCGACCGCGGCGCTCAAGCAGGACACCTCCGTGCAGGCGGAAGCCGACCGCAACAGGCGCGACGTACCGGACTTCACCGCCGAGGCGGCGGGCAAGGGCAAGGTCGAGGCTTTCACCGTGATCTATCGTGCCAATGGTGAGATCGAGCACGGCGTCACCATGCTGCGTACCGAGGACGGCCGCCGCACGCTCGGCCGCATCCCGGCGAGCGATACGGCGACGCTGGCGCATCTGCAGGGTATGGATCGCACGCCGGTGGGCAGCACGGGTGACATCGTCACGGCTAGTGACGGCGTGCTGGAATGGCGGGTGGGATAG